A single genomic interval of Bacteroidota bacterium harbors:
- a CDS encoding PIG-L family deacetylase has protein sequence MKFFNKTCIALASICLLTLFSPHSIKAQAQNSGAIFKEIQKLNQFGSVLYIAAHPDDENTRLISYLSKGRQYRVGYLSLTRGDGGQNLIGTEQGVALGLIRTNELLQARMVDGAEQFFTRAYDFGYSKNPEETFTFWNKDSVLRDVVWVIRKFRPDVIITRFPDTGEGGHGHHTASAILAKEAFRAAADPNMFPEQLKEVPVWQAKKLFWNTFNFGNNNTTSETQFKLNVGTYDPILGMSYGEIASMSRSKHSSQGFGTPLVRNPIYEYFVAWEGSKPQNSFMEGIDTGWTNAINNAGKAKIITQKINNIIAQYDFQAPYKSIPALYALRNEIEQNYELTSPTVFWLNRKIEALNHIISQCAGVFCEITTDKQNLVPGQTTKVTFSMVARLQPKQNIELHFKFGNLDIKKTLTENKWDTSFVYTIPNTFYYESSQPYWLRKPKSKGLFADVDLSLAGLAKNPELFKAEVSLNFSKPDFYITQNPTLKYKTNDPSKGELYQPVFIVPLAVIMPETNRTFFLLSENNNQAVEKIIHVKVKCYQDNFKGNLFVEVPKEWQLLNTPEDFKLEFGKAGTEKNIEIKLKLFENASAIQQSGSYQSSLSYYIMTDGQQYDVTEKRITYPHIPNQILYSTAQTQLVLSPVSQELAQKIGRVGYIPGAGDMVMECLREIGIHVDELSESDLSNTAVLGMYKTIIVGVRAFNVRPELQTQFPNLLNFVNNGGRLLVQYNTNNRIAPIDFNIAPYPLTITANRVTDETTKITFLQPTHKLVQQPFKITSADFDNWIQERGIYFAGARDSQFVSLFAMADPKEQANDGALIYADYGKGSYIYTGFVFFRELPAGNLGAYRLFINLIYNP, from the coding sequence ATGAAATTTTTTAATAAAACATGTATTGCATTGGCTTCTATATGTTTACTTACCTTGTTCTCACCTCATTCAATCAAGGCACAAGCGCAAAATTCAGGAGCTATTTTTAAAGAAATTCAAAAACTCAATCAATTTGGGTCTGTGTTATACATAGCTGCACACCCTGATGATGAGAATACACGCCTCATCAGCTATTTGTCCAAAGGAAGACAATACAGGGTGGGTTATTTATCCCTTACGCGCGGAGATGGCGGGCAGAATCTGATAGGGACTGAACAAGGCGTAGCATTAGGGCTTATTCGAACCAATGAACTCTTGCAAGCACGTATGGTGGATGGGGCAGAACAATTCTTTACCCGTGCCTATGATTTTGGTTACTCCAAGAATCCTGAAGAAACATTCACATTCTGGAACAAAGATTCTGTCTTGCGCGATGTGGTGTGGGTAATTCGAAAATTCAGACCTGATGTAATCATCACCCGTTTCCCTGACACAGGCGAAGGAGGACACGGACACCATACTGCTTCTGCTATTTTAGCTAAAGAGGCATTCAGAGCCGCAGCAGACCCTAATATGTTTCCTGAACAACTCAAAGAGGTGCCGGTTTGGCAAGCAAAAAAGCTATTTTGGAACACCTTTAATTTTGGCAACAACAATACCACCTCCGAAACACAGTTCAAATTAAATGTAGGAACTTATGACCCCATACTGGGCATGAGTTATGGCGAAATTGCATCTATGAGCCGCTCCAAACACAGCAGTCAGGGATTTGGAACCCCATTAGTACGCAATCCGATTTATGAATACTTTGTAGCATGGGAAGGCAGCAAACCTCAAAATTCTTTCATGGAAGGTATTGACACAGGCTGGACAAATGCAATCAACAATGCAGGCAAAGCAAAAATAATTACTCAAAAAATCAATAATATCATTGCCCAATATGATTTCCAAGCCCCTTACAAGTCAATACCAGCCTTGTATGCCCTGCGAAACGAGATAGAACAAAACTACGAATTAACCTCTCCCACTGTATTTTGGCTCAACCGGAAGATAGAAGCACTCAACCATATCATCAGTCAATGCGCAGGAGTATTCTGCGAAATAACCACAGACAAACAAAATCTTGTCCCCGGTCAAACAACAAAAGTTACCTTTTCTATGGTTGCACGTTTGCAACCCAAACAAAACATAGAACTTCATTTCAAATTCGGGAATCTTGATATCAAAAAAACGCTCACCGAAAACAAGTGGGATACAAGCTTTGTTTATACCATCCCAAACACCTTTTACTATGAATCTTCGCAACCTTATTGGCTGAGGAAACCCAAAAGCAAAGGACTGTTTGCAGATGTAGATTTGAGTTTGGCAGGATTGGCTAAAAATCCTGAATTGTTCAAAGCTGAGGTATCATTGAACTTTAGCAAACCTGATTTTTATATCACACAAAACCCGACCCTAAAATATAAAACAAACGACCCTTCCAAAGGCGAGCTATATCAACCTGTTTTTATTGTTCCTCTGGCAGTTATAATGCCTGAGACAAATCGAACTTTCTTTCTGCTGAGCGAAAACAACAATCAAGCGGTTGAAAAAATCATCCACGTAAAGGTTAAGTGTTATCAAGACAATTTCAAAGGAAACTTGTTTGTTGAAGTGCCCAAAGAATGGCAATTACTAAATACTCCTGAGGATTTTAAATTAGAGTTTGGAAAAGCAGGGACAGAAAAAAATATTGAAATCAAATTAAAGCTGTTTGAAAATGCATCTGCCATTCAACAAAGCGGCAGTTATCAATCCTCCCTTTCGTATTATATCATGACAGACGGACAACAATATGATGTAACTGAAAAACGCATAACATATCCGCATATTCCAAATCAGATACTTTATTCCACAGCCCAAACCCAACTTGTCCTCTCGCCTGTCAGCCAAGAACTAGCACAAAAAATAGGGCGTGTAGGCTACATTCCGGGAGCAGGTGACATGGTGATGGAATGTCTCAGAGAAATTGGTATTCATGTAGATGAGTTGAGTGAAAGCGATTTGAGTAACACAGCCGTATTAGGCATGTACAAAACTATCATTGTAGGCGTGAGGGCGTTCAACGTGCGTCCCGAACTGCAGACCCAATTTCCCAATCTACTGAACTTTGTAAACAATGGCGGGCGATTGTTAGTACAATACAACACCAATAATCGTATTGCTCCCATAGATTTTAATATTGCACCTTATCCTCTCACCATTACAGCCAATCGTGTTACAGATGAAACCACCAAAATTACTTTCTTGCAACCTACACACAAATTAGTGCAACAACCGTTTAAAATTACATCTGCGGATTTTGATAATTGGATACAAGAACGCGGAATTTATTTTGCAGGAGCACGAGACTCCCAATTTGTTTCTTTGTTTGCAATGGCAGACCCGAAAGAACAAGCGAATGATGGAGCACTTATTTATGCAGATTATGGCAAAGGCAGCTATATCTATACAGGCTTCGTATTTTTTCGAGAATTACCTGCCGGAAACCTTGGGGCATATAGGCTTTTCATCAATCTAATTTATAACCCATAG
- a CDS encoding ABC-F family ATP-binding cassette domain-containing protein, whose product MNYLSAENIARILGERTLFENITIGIEKGDKVALVAPNGSGKTSMMRILAGLEPPDKGKVVTRNGIRVALLEQEPHFDPKSTVLESIFEGDSPIAKAVSDYTASLESGDSEAIHKAYEQLDNLQAWDFEAKAEQILAKLKITHLKQLTGNLSGGQKRRLDLAKVLLSEPNLLLLDEPTNHLDIEMVEWLEQYLSASNITLFMITHDRYFLDRVCNTIFEMDDKNLYSYKGNYSYFLEKREERYANLAANIAKAKNLYSRELEWVRRQPKARTTKSQSRVDAFAVLSQQANRRIADRKLHLKSDMIRLGNKVINAKSIGVSFDGEHWLFSKFSHKFLPGERVGIIGPNGSGKSTLIKTLIGKLPPNEGTIDTGDTVVIGYFGQDGLRFKEGQRIIELVKEIAENFELPDGMSVNAAQLLERFLFPRNSHYTPIEKLSGGEKRRLYLLTVLLRKPNVLILDEPTNDLDLLTLNVLEDYLENFGGCLMIISHDRFFLDKLCDHLFVFETDGNIKDFPGNYTQYRQYQEIKETDSHEIKPVKTEAKIIPKTDSKKKLSYKEKLELENLPNEIAQLEIEKTKLADSLNDSSLSHEQLTQISAKLTSIIQMIDNKEMRWLELSE is encoded by the coding sequence ATGAATTACCTATCCGCAGAGAATATTGCCCGAATATTAGGCGAAAGAACACTTTTCGAAAATATAACTATTGGGATAGAAAAAGGAGATAAAGTTGCACTAGTTGCACCCAACGGAAGCGGAAAAACCTCAATGATGAGAATTTTAGCCGGTTTAGAGCCTCCGGACAAGGGAAAAGTTGTTACACGCAATGGTATTCGGGTGGCATTGTTAGAGCAAGAACCACATTTTGACCCAAAGAGTACTGTACTGGAAAGTATTTTCGAGGGGGACTCCCCTATTGCCAAAGCTGTCAGCGATTACACCGCCAGTCTTGAATCGGGAGATAGTGAAGCCATTCACAAAGCATACGAACAACTTGATAACCTACAAGCATGGGATTTTGAAGCCAAAGCAGAACAGATTTTGGCAAAATTGAAAATTACACATCTCAAACAACTCACGGGCAACCTTTCAGGTGGGCAAAAAAGAAGACTTGATTTGGCAAAAGTGCTATTGTCAGAACCCAATTTATTGCTATTAGATGAACCCACTAATCATTTAGATATTGAAATGGTGGAATGGCTTGAACAGTATTTAAGCGCAAGTAATATCACTCTTTTTATGATTACCCACGACCGCTATTTCCTTGATAGAGTATGTAATACAATTTTTGAAATGGATGATAAAAATCTCTATTCATACAAAGGGAATTACAGCTATTTCTTGGAGAAAAGAGAAGAACGCTATGCCAATCTTGCTGCCAACATTGCCAAAGCAAAAAATCTGTATAGCCGAGAGTTAGAATGGGTGCGCAGACAACCCAAAGCACGTACAACCAAGTCGCAATCACGAGTAGATGCGTTTGCGGTATTGAGTCAACAAGCAAACCGAAGAATAGCCGACCGTAAACTGCATCTCAAATCAGACATGATACGCTTGGGAAATAAGGTAATCAATGCAAAGAGTATTGGGGTAAGTTTTGATGGAGAACATTGGCTGTTTAGCAAATTTTCACACAAATTTCTACCGGGTGAACGGGTTGGGATTATTGGACCCAACGGAAGTGGAAAGTCCACACTTATAAAAACCTTAATTGGCAAGCTACCACCAAACGAAGGCACTATAGACACCGGAGACACCGTTGTCATTGGCTATTTTGGACAGGATGGACTGCGGTTCAAAGAAGGACAACGCATCATTGAATTGGTAAAAGAAATAGCGGAAAATTTTGAACTTCCTGACGGGATGAGTGTCAATGCTGCCCAACTTTTGGAACGATTTCTTTTTCCGCGCAACAGCCACTATACACCCATTGAAAAACTGAGTGGTGGCGAAAAACGCAGATTATATTTACTCACCGTTCTGTTGCGAAAACCCAATGTACTCATCTTAGACGAGCCTACCAATGACCTGGATTTATTGACCTTGAATGTATTGGAAGATTATCTGGAAAATTTTGGAGGATGTTTGATGATTATCTCGCACGACCGTTTCTTTTTGGACAAACTCTGCGACCATCTTTTTGTCTTTGAAACCGATGGAAATATCAAAGACTTCCCCGGAAATTACACACAATACAGACAGTATCAGGAAATCAAAGAAACGGATAGTCACGAAATCAAGCCCGTTAAAACCGAAGCTAAAATCATCCCAAAAACAGATTCCAAAAAGAAACTCAGTTATAAAGAAAAACTTGAATTGGAAAATTTACCCAATGAAATCGCTCAGTTGGAAATCGAAAAAACAAAACTTGCCGATTCGTTGAATGACAGCAGCCTGTCACATGAACAACTCACACAAATCAGTGCCAAACTCACGTCTATTATCCAAATGATTGACAATAAAGAAATGAGGTGGTTAGAACTCTCTGAATAA